A portion of the Streptomyces coeruleoprunus genome contains these proteins:
- a CDS encoding threonine aldolase family protein — protein MTDGMTDDAELGRRRRLAAWRAAGRTLSRLSVEATLRERLTALAADAGAVHDLDETVDTYGDGVVEELERRVAALLGFPAAVFFPTGTMAQQVALRCWAGRTGNPVVALHPLAHPEVHERGALGTVSGLRTVHPTDAPRLPTADEVRGLDEPFGTLMLELPLRDAGFVLPAWNELEEVVEAARERDALVHFDGARLWECATHFGRELSEIAGLADSVYVSFYKSLGGLSGAALVGPESLAEEARAWRHRYGGTVFQQHPAALSALVGLERELPRLPSYVAHARVVAEALREGFGAASVPWFRVHPGVPHTHQFQMWLPWDDETLTEAALRQSEETGVTLFHRWYAPGPAGPAGVARTEVTVTAPGLEWSADDVKEEVGRFMEYVRRVAGEA, from the coding sequence ATGACTGATGGAATGACGGACGACGCGGAGCTGGGGCGAAGGCGGAGGCTCGCCGCGTGGCGGGCCGCCGGGCGGACGCTGTCGCGGCTGTCGGTGGAGGCGACGCTGCGGGAGCGGCTGACGGCGCTGGCGGCGGACGCCGGGGCCGTCCACGACCTGGACGAGACCGTCGACACGTACGGGGACGGGGTCGTCGAGGAGCTGGAGCGGCGGGTCGCGGCGCTGCTCGGGTTCCCGGCGGCCGTGTTCTTCCCGACCGGGACCATGGCGCAGCAGGTGGCGCTGCGGTGCTGGGCGGGGCGTACGGGCAATCCGGTGGTGGCGCTGCATCCGCTGGCGCATCCCGAGGTGCACGAACGGGGTGCGCTGGGGACGGTGAGCGGGCTGCGGACGGTGCATCCGACGGACGCGCCGCGGCTGCCGACGGCCGACGAGGTGCGGGGCCTCGACGAGCCGTTCGGGACGCTGATGCTGGAGCTGCCGCTGCGGGACGCGGGATTCGTCCTGCCGGCGTGGAACGAGTTGGAGGAGGTGGTGGAGGCCGCGCGGGAGCGTGATGCGCTGGTGCACTTCGACGGCGCGCGGCTGTGGGAGTGCGCCACGCACTTCGGCCGGGAGCTGAGCGAGATCGCGGGCCTGGCGGACAGTGTGTACGTGTCGTTCTACAAGTCGCTGGGCGGCTTGTCGGGGGCGGCGCTGGTGGGGCCGGAGTCCCTGGCGGAGGAGGCGCGGGCATGGCGCCACCGGTACGGGGGCACGGTGTTCCAGCAGCATCCTGCGGCGCTGTCCGCCCTGGTGGGCCTGGAGCGGGAGCTGCCGCGGCTGCCGTCGTACGTGGCCCACGCGCGGGTCGTGGCGGAGGCGCTGCGGGAAGGGTTCGGGGCCGCGTCGGTGCCGTGGTTCCGGGTCCATCCCGGTGTGCCGCACACGCACCAGTTCCAGATGTGGCTGCCGTGGGACGACGAGACGCTCACGGAAGCGGCGCTGCGCCAGTCGGAGGAGACCGGCGTGACGCTCTTCCACCGCTGGTACGCCCCTGGCCCGGCGGGCCCGGCGGGGGTGGCCCGCACGGAGGTGACGGTGACCGCGCCGGGGCTGGAGTGGTCGGCGGACGACGTGAAGGAGGAGGTGGGGAGGTTCATGGAGTA